The Acidimicrobiales bacterium DNA segment GCGCAGATTCGCATGAACCACAGGAGGATTGCATGGAGATCTTCACCCAGACCGGCGGGGAGATGCTCTCCCGGTGGGGTCATTACCTGGCAGGCGTGACCTGGATCGGGCTCCTCTACTACTTCAACTTCGTCCAGACCCCGTCGTTCGCAACCTTCGAGGCGGGGCCGCGCACCGAGTCGGTGCGCAAGCTGGTCCCCCGGGCGCTGTGGTGGTTCCGCTGGGGCGCGCTGCTCACCCTGCTCACCGGCCTGTCGATCCTGGCCTTCCAAGACCGGCTCAACGACGGCGACTTCTACAAGTCGGCGCAAGGCATCAGCATCTCCACCGGCATCCTGCTGGCGCTGGTCATGTTCCTCAACGTGTGGCTGGTCATCTGGCCCAACCAGAAGATCTTCATCGCCAACGCCGAAGCCACGGCCGGCGGCGGCGAAGCGCTGCCCAACGCGGCCACAGCGGCTCGTAAGGCGGCATGCGCATCGCGGACCAACACCTTGTTCTCGATCCCGATGCTCTTCTTCATGGGCGCCACGTCGCACTTCGCGCCGCGGTTCGACGCCACGGAAGGCGGCGACCGGGCCATTTACTGGCTGGTGACGCTGCTGCTCGTGATCGTCTTCGAGGGCATCGCCCTGAAGGCGCCGGCGGCCGGTGCAGGCATCGCCAAGCACATCGACGACCACCGCAACACCATCATCGTGGGCTTCGTCTTCTGGGCGATCCTGATGGTGCTGTGGGAAGTCCTCTTCTAGAGGACGACAAGGCTCGCGGCGGCGAACAGCGGCCCCGCCACCAGCAGTGAATCGATGCGTCGGAGGACCGGGACGTGGGCGTCCCGGTCCCCGAGCAGCCGGGTAGCAATGCGCTCGCCCACCGGAGCGGTGACGGCGACCAGCGCGGCGAACACCCACGGCCACGCCCCTTCGAACGGAGGGGCGAACACCACGGCCACGGCCAGGCTGACGGCGAAGATCGACGCGATGCCGGCCACCGGTCCCTCCCAGCGGTTGCCTGCGCCGGTACCCACCACGTAGTTGCCCGAGTCGTAGGCCCACAGCAGGGCGAGCAGCACGAAGGCGTGGGCGAACCCGTCGGTGCGCAGCACCACCGGAGCGGCGGCGGCCACCCCGACGGGGGCGGAGACCGTCAGGGTGCGCAGCGGCACCACGTGCTTGCCCGTGCGGGCGAAGGCAACCGCGGCGGCGGCCACCAGGCCTGCAGCCGTGCCGAGGGGGCCGCCGACACTGCCGACGACCACCAGCGCAGCACCGGCCGTGGCCGCCGCGATGTCGGGGCGTTGGGGCTTCTTGCGACTGGTCCGAGCCACTTGCGCGGCGGCCACGCCCGCGGTGGGCGCCAGCCACAACGCCAGCGGGACAGGGCCTGCGGTGAGGGCGACGGTCGTGACGGCCGCCCACGCCAAGCCGAGGCGCACGTGGGGGCCGTCAGGGACGTCGTTCGCCGCCGCCGCCGAAGTTGCGGAGGAATCGCGCCGTTTTCCGGCACGTTTCGCCGGCAACTTCCGGGCGGGGCCGGCGCCGCCCGAGACCGGGGGAAGCACCGCCACTTCGTCGCCGTCGCCCACGGCGTCGGCGTCGGCTGCGGGCTCGCCGTTGAGCCAGACGCGACTGCCAGCCAACACGGCCGTGAAGTGCTCGCCGTAGCGGGCGCGCGCCTCGGCCAAGACGTCCCCGACCGTCGCCCCGGGCACCTCGTCGCGTGCGGTGCCCGCCGCTTCCCGGGCGGCGGCGAACAGCCGAAGGACCGCCAAGGGCTACAGATCGATCTCGGCTCGGCCGTTGGAGATGACCAAAGCGCCCGCACTGTGCGCCTCGAAGGCGTAGATGCGGCGGCCGTTCTCCTGGCCTGCGTCGTAGATCGTGGTTGTCACGTCGTTGCCCGGGAAGACGTTCTTGGAGAAGCGCACGGCCAGGCGGCGCAGGCGGGCGGGGTCGCCGTCGGCCACCGTCTTGATGACCGCTTGGCTGGTCATGGCCATGGTGCAGAGGCCGTGGTTGATGATGCCGGGCAGGCCCACGCTCTTGGCGAAGTCGTCGTCGACGTGGATGGGGTTGGTGTCGCCCGAGGCGTCGCGGTAGCGGAAGGTCTGGTCGTCGTCGACGGAGGTGGTGAACTCGCCGACCAGGCGGCCGCGGGCGTCGCCGGGGTACGTGTGGTCGGGCTTGTCGGGGCCGCCGCTGTCGCTGTCGGTGAAGCCGCGGATGAAGACCGTGTTGTAGATCTCCATGACCTGATCGCCGGAGTCGGCGTCGGCCGAGTTCAGATGCGCTGTGATGCGGGTGCCGGAGCTGCCGACCCGCACACTGTGGGCCGTCGGGGTGCTCGTGAGCGAGCGGCCGGGGACGAGCGGCTGGTGGAAGTGCATGTCCTGCTCGCCGTGCACGAGCATCAGGAACATGTCGGGCGTGAGCAGCTCGGCCATGCCCACGGCCAGCGCTTCCCACGTGGGCACGACACCGAAGACCGGCGGGGCGTACTTGCCCGATTCGTAGGCGGGGTTGTCGTCGTTGGTGGCCGCCGCGTACGCCTTGGCCCGCTCGGGGTCGATGACGGCGGTGCGGCTGTCGTAGCTGGTGCCCAACTTGTCGAGCATCGTTCGGCTCCTCCCCAGTCGTGACGGGCGGAGGCTACCCGTCCACTTGGCCGGACGGCCAAGGCGCGCGCTCTACTGTGCCCGGCAATGGCTCGACTGCTCCTGTTCCGTCACGGCCAGTCCACGTGGAACGCCGAGGGGCGTTGGCAGGGCTGGGCCGACCCGCCCCTGTCGTCGTTGGGCGAGGAGCAGGCTCGGGCCGCCGCCGACCGCTTGGCCGGGTCCGGGCTCACCGCCGTGGTCTCGTCGGACCTCCTTCGGGCCCGCCAGACGGCGGCGATCATCGCCGAGCGGTTGGGCCTCGACGTGCTCGACGTGGAGCCCGACCTGCGCGAGCGCAACATCGGCGACTGGTCGGGGCTGACGACGGCCGAGATCGAACAGGGGTGGCCGGGGGCGCTGGCCGCGTGGCGGGCCGGGGCCTTCGAGAGCCCGCCCAACGGCGAGGCCCATTCCGACATCCTCGCTCGGGTCATGGCCGTGCTGGAGCGCTTGTCCGTGTTGGACGGGACGCTGCTGGTCGTGACCCATGGCGGCGTGATCCACCTGGTGCAGGGCCACCTCGGCTGCACCACGCCGCGCATGGGGAACCTGTGCGGGCGGTGGCTGGAGACCGGGCTGGCGCCGGGCGAGCTGGTGCTGGTCGACGACGCCCCCGCGGGCATCGCCCTGTAGCTGATGCGGCTGTGGCACGTTCGTCGGAGATGCAACAGGCATTGAGCTTCGAGGGGCCGCTGGTCGAGGTCGTGCGCAGCCGCAAGCGGCGCAAGACCATCTCGGCGCGCGAGGTCGACGGGGTGATCCGGGTGTCGATCCCGGCCACCATGTCGAAGGCCGACGAAGCCAAGTGGGTCGACGAGATGGTGCGTCGGTTCCAGCGCAAAGCGTCGTCGTCGGAGGTCGACCTGGCCGAACGGGCCGCCGCCTTGGCCACCCGCTACCGCCTGCCGCAGCCCGAGTCCATCCGCTGGGTGTCGAACCAGGCGTCACGTTGGGGGTCGTGCACGCCGGTCGACCGGTCGGTGCGCATCTCCGACCGGCTGTCCGAGTTCCCGTTGTGGGTCCTCGACTACGTGTTGGTGCACGAGTTGGCGCACCTGGTCGTGCCCAGCCACAACGCCGAGTTCAAGGCGTTGGTGAACCGGTACCCGAAGGCGGAGCGGGCGCTGGGCTACTTGATGGCCAAGGGCCTCGAAGGATGAGGTCGGCCAGCTCGTCGGTGAGCAGGTCGGTGCCGTGGCCTTGGCCGGGCCGCCACCACAGGTCTTTGGGCGGTCGCGCCCGCTCGTAGAGCGCAGTGGCGTGGCTGCCGTCGAAGTAGTGGTCGTCGGGGTCGTGTACGAACAGGGTGGGTGAGCCGATGTCGGCCACGGCATCGACGGGGTCGACGCGGCCGGTGCAGTCGTCGGCCACCCGGGTGCGCACGGCCCGGGCCAGGAGGCGGCGACGAGTGGCGGAGTTAACCCACTGCCCTACCCGTTGGGCGCCCGTACCGCCTGCGGCCTCCCACCAGGCGGGAGCGCTCACGGCGACGACGCCTGCCACGGGGTTGCGAGCGGCGTGCACGAGCACGGCGGCGGCACCGAGCGACACGCCAACGGTGACGACGGTCGGCGTGGGGGCTGCAGCAACGGCGGCGGCCACGTCGAGCGGCTCGTCGCGGCCGAGGGTGCAGCGCCCCTGCGAGCGGCCGTGGCCGCGCAGGTCAGGGACGACGACATGGGACGCGCGGCTGAGGCGGGTGGCGAAGGCGTGGATGCGGGGGTTGCGCGACCAGTTGGCGAAGCCGTGCACGACCACGAACGTGGTGGTGGCCTCCGGTGGGCCGGGCAGCAGGTAGGCGGCAAGGGCA contains these protein-coding regions:
- a CDS encoding urate hydroxylase PuuD; this encodes MEIFTQTGGEMLSRWGHYLAGVTWIGLLYYFNFVQTPSFATFEAGPRTESVRKLVPRALWWFRWGALLTLLTGLSILAFQDRLNDGDFYKSAQGISISTGILLALVMFLNVWLVIWPNQKIFIANAEATAGGGEALPNAATAARKAACASRTNTLFSIPMLFFMGATSHFAPRFDATEGGDRAIYWLVTLLLVIVFEGIALKAPAAGAGIAKHIDDHRNTIIVGFVFWAILMVLWEVLF
- a CDS encoding MoaD/ThiS family protein; the protein is MAVLRLFAAAREAAGTARDEVPGATVGDVLAEARARYGEHFTAVLAGSRVWLNGEPAADADAVGDGDEVAVLPPVSGGAGPARKLPAKRAGKRRDSSATSAAAANDVPDGPHVRLGLAWAAVTTVALTAGPVPLALWLAPTAGVAAAQVARTSRKKPQRPDIAAATAGAALVVVGSVGGPLGTAAGLVAAAAVAFARTGKHVVPLRTLTVSAPVGVAAAAPVVLRTDGFAHAFVLLALLWAYDSGNYVVGTGAGNRWEGPVAGIASIFAVSLAVAVVFAPPFEGAWPWVFAALVAVTAPVGERIATRLLGDRDAHVPVLRRIDSLLVAGPLFAAASLVVL
- a CDS encoding MaoC/PaaZ C-terminal domain-containing protein, coding for MLDKLGTSYDSRTAVIDPERAKAYAAATNDDNPAYESGKYAPPVFGVVPTWEALAVGMAELLTPDMFLMLVHGEQDMHFHQPLVPGRSLTSTPTAHSVRVGSSGTRITAHLNSADADSGDQVMEIYNTVFIRGFTDSDSGGPDKPDHTYPGDARGRLVGEFTTSVDDDQTFRYRDASGDTNPIHVDDDFAKSVGLPGIINHGLCTMAMTSQAVIKTVADGDPARLRRLAVRFSKNVFPGNDVTTTIYDAGQENGRRIYAFEAHSAGALVISNGRAEIDL
- a CDS encoding histidine phosphatase family protein, with the protein product MARLLLFRHGQSTWNAEGRWQGWADPPLSSLGEEQARAAADRLAGSGLTAVVSSDLLRARQTAAIIAERLGLDVLDVEPDLRERNIGDWSGLTTAEIEQGWPGALAAWRAGAFESPPNGEAHSDILARVMAVLERLSVLDGTLLVVTHGGVIHLVQGHLGCTTPRMGNLCGRWLETGLAPGELVLVDDAPAGIAL
- a CDS encoding M48 family metallopeptidase; translated protein: MARSSEMQQALSFEGPLVEVVRSRKRRKTISAREVDGVIRVSIPATMSKADEAKWVDEMVRRFQRKASSSEVDLAERAAALATRYRLPQPESIRWVSNQASRWGSCTPVDRSVRISDRLSEFPLWVLDYVLVHELAHLVVPSHNAEFKALVNRYPKAERALGYLMAKGLEG
- a CDS encoding alpha/beta hydrolase — encoded protein: MGNPRNHAVTNYLRNYVVSPRYTSRRLTLRTADGVALAAYLLPGPPEATTTFVVVHGFANWSRNPRIHAFATRLSRASHVVVPDLRGHGRSQGRCTLGRDEPLDVAAAVAAAPTPTVVTVGVSLGAAAVLVHAARNPVAGVVAVSAPAWWEAAGGTGAQRVGQWVNSATRRRLLARAVRTRVADDCTGRVDPVDAVADIGSPTLFVHDPDDHYFDGSHATALYERARPPKDLWWRPGQGHGTDLLTDELADLILRGPWPSSSPAPAPPSGTGSPTP